TTGCTAAACCGCCGACCCGATAAAAGGAAGGGGTCATCCTTGCGCCGGTAACCGCTTCTATGATATCTAATATTAACTCTCTTTCGCGAAAACAGTATAGAAACTCGGTTAAAGCGCCTATATCAACGGCGTGCGTACCCAGCCATACAAGATGGGAACTGATTCTTGTAAACTCTGCAAGGATAACCCTGACATATTCAGCTCTTTTAGGGGCTTTTACGCCGCAAAGCTTTTCGACGGCAAGAATATAACCCAAGTTATTTGAAGCGGCGGAAACATAGTCCATTCTGTCCGTAATAGTCTCGGCCTGATGGTAGGTTCGGGATTCGGCATATTTTTCCATACTTGTATGTAAATAACCTATAACAGGTTCCGCATTAACTACAACTTCTCCGTCTAATTGAACCAAAACCCTGAGAACGCCGTGAGTGGCGGGATGAGAGGGACCCACATTCAATGGAAATTTATCTGTCTCTATTAAGAAATCTTTGTATTCAAACATTGTTAAATTTCTTATTAATAATTTGGTGATTTATGGTTTTTGGGTTATTTCATCCATTTCGACATATCCCGGGGTATCAAAATTTATCGTTTCGACCGGCGGCCTTTGCCTTAACGGGTAATCTTTAAGAAGAGGATGCCCTTCCCAGTCATCGGGATTCAATATTCTTTTCAAATCGGGATGCCCCTTGAATTTTAAACCAAACATATCGTAAACTTCCCTTTCAAACCAATTTGCCGAATTGTAAAGCGGCGTTAAACTGGGGTAATCAGGCTCGTTTATTTTGCTTCTGCTCTTTACAAATATTCTGAAATTATTTTTTGTAGAATAAAAATTATAAATTACTTCTATTCTTTCGGGCTTCTTTGGATAATCAACGGCAAACAAGTCGGATAACATATCGAATTGCAGCCTGGAGTCGTCTTTTAAGAATTTTGCAAAATCTATAATATTTTCTTTGCCCGTGAATATATGCATATCGCCATTAGAAGTTTCGATCGAAGAAACTAATTTTGGCATAGATTCCTTTATGACGCTAAGTGCAAATAAGACATCCATCTCTTTAAGGCTCATGTTTATATTAAATTTATGTTATCTTAAGATAATTTAAAATTAAAAGCTTTAGTTCGGGTTTACTTTAAAATCTTAGGCGGTTCCCCGCTTTTTATAGTCCCTTTTTCTATCTTTTCTTGAAGTTTTACTATGCCGTATATGAGGGCTTCCGGTCTGGGCGGACAACCGGGGATATAAACATCGACGGGAATAATTCTGTCAACGCCCTGAACTATGCTATAAACATTAAAAAGCCCCCCTGAACAGGCACAATCACCCATTGCAATAACCCATTTCGGATTTGGCATCTGATCATAAATTCTTTTAACCATGGGAGCCATTTTATATGAAACCCTTCCTGATACGATAATTAAATCGGATTGCCTGGGACTTGACCTGAAAATTAAACCTAATCTATCGAAGTCATACCGGGAAGAGGCAACAGTCATCATTTCGATAGCACAACAGGCCAAACCAAATGTCGCAGGCCAAATCGACCATTTTCTGCC
This is a stretch of genomic DNA from Candidatus Acidulodesulfobacterium ferriphilum. It encodes these proteins:
- a CDS encoding NADH-quinone oxidoreductase subunit B is translated as MGIEEHLGDNIITTSLDKLVSWGRKWSIWPATFGLACCAIEMMTVASSRYDFDRLGLIFRSSPRQSDLIIVSGRVSYKMAPMVKRIYDQMPNPKWVIAMGDCACSGGLFNVYSIVQGVDRIIPVDVYIPGCPPRPEALIYGIVKLQEKIEKGTIKSGEPPKILK
- a CDS encoding NADH-quinone oxidoreductase subunit C; this encodes MSLKEMDVLFALSVIKESMPKLVSSIETSNGDMHIFTGKENIIDFAKFLKDDSRLQFDMLSDLFAVDYPKKPERIEVIYNFYSTKNNFRIFVKSRSKINEPDYPSLTPLYNSANWFEREVYDMFGLKFKGHPDLKRILNPDDWEGHPLLKDYPLRQRPPVETINFDTPGYVEMDEITQKP